From Gammaproteobacteria bacterium, one genomic window encodes:
- a CDS encoding dioxygenase: MEKPYLKPEQLTAKVLGAYSAIANPRVRELIQALIKHWHAFVIEAKLSESEWEYAWQFLTQMAEMTHQGQNEFILAADVLGVSQLIEMINHPPEATQVGYALLGPFYRENPPWRDRGAFIGTEDTEGERVFITGKVVNASGQPIANAVVDVWQAATNGFYENQDPNQTTMNLRGRFKTDNDGTYELFALMPTPYPVPTNGPIGDLLAIANRHPYRPAHIHFIVSAPDFETLVTQVFVAGDKIIATDVVFTAMENMIGHFKKAKDYFLLEYDFQLIPGESTYPEAPVK, from the coding sequence ATGGAAAAACCTTATTTAAAACCAGAACAACTGACAGCCAAAGTATTAGGTGCTTATTCCGCGATTGCCAATCCTAGAGTCCGAGAATTAATACAAGCTTTAATTAAACATTGGCATGCCTTTGTAATTGAAGCCAAACTCAGTGAAAGCGAATGGGAATATGCTTGGCAATTTCTTACTCAGATGGCAGAGATGACGCATCAAGGCCAAAATGAATTTATTCTGGCAGCGGATGTGCTAGGTGTCAGTCAGCTGATAGAAATGATTAATCATCCGCCAGAAGCCACTCAAGTGGGCTATGCTTTATTAGGTCCGTTTTATCGTGAAAATCCACCTTGGAGAGACAGAGGCGCATTTATTGGCACAGAAGACACAGAAGGTGAGCGTGTATTCATCACTGGAAAAGTAGTCAATGCATCAGGTCAGCCGATTGCCAATGCCGTTGTCGATGTTTGGCAGGCTGCAACCAATGGTTTTTATGAGAATCAAGATCCTAATCAAACAACAATGAATCTTCGCGGCCGTTTTAAAACCGATAATGATGGTACTTATGAATTGTTTGCATTGATGCCTACACCTTATCCGGTACCTACGAATGGCCCTATTGGTGATTTATTAGCGATTGCTAATCGCCATCCCTATAGACCTGCGCATATTCACTTTATTGTATCGGCACCGGATTTTGAAACCTTGGTGACACAGGTTTTTGTGGCTGGAGATAAAATCATTGCGACGGATGTGGTGTTTACAGCAATGGAGAATATGATCGGTCATTTTAAAAAAGCCAAGGATTATTTTTTATTGGAGTACGATTTTCAGTTAATTCCAGGTGAATCTACTTATCCTGAAGCACCAGTCAAATAA
- a CDS encoding lipocalin-like domain-containing protein, which translates to MSNIAKQFIGVWRLISCSQTDPDGQVSYPWGADAIGYIIYMSNQIMAVQIMRPNRALFIVDDFMLAQAEECHTLPQNYNAYFGTYEIDEAKNTVIHHIQGHLFPNLVGKDNIRQYHFDGNRLLLTTVGSNIKRDMLWERVTAHTL; encoded by the coding sequence ATGTCAAATATAGCAAAGCAATTTATAGGCGTATGGCGGCTCATCAGTTGTAGCCAAACTGATCCTGATGGTCAGGTTTCATATCCTTGGGGTGCCGATGCCATAGGTTATATTATCTATATGTCCAATCAAATAATGGCAGTGCAAATTATGCGTCCGAATAGAGCATTATTTATTGTCGATGACTTTATGTTAGCTCAAGCGGAAGAGTGTCATACATTGCCGCAAAATTATAATGCTTATTTTGGAACATATGAAATTGATGAAGCAAAAAACACGGTTATTCATCACATCCAGGGACATCTTTTTCCCAATTTGGTAGGGAAAGATAATATCAGACAATATCATTTTGATGGCAATCGCTTATTGTTAACTACGGTAGGCAGCAACATTAAACGTGATATGTTGTGGGAACGGGTAACGGCTCACACTCTTTGA
- a CDS encoding ribonucleoside-diphosphate reductase subunit alpha yields the protein MNSSRVNEQKLDNLHDELAATTPGLLRVIRRNGGVTPYDDSKITVAITKAFLAVEGGQAADSARIRHTVAEMTRHITEAFKRRLPQGGTIHIETIQDQVELALMRAGEHQVARSYVLYREERRKARNAELQADASDTTTGFTITLPNGQKAPLDHAWLNQVVQDACQNLTEVEPELILTDTRRNLFDGAPLSDVQKALIMSARTLVEKEPNYTYVAARLLLDQLRSEVLGFLNLSTAHHQLDAMQALYPECFKRYIARGIELELLDPRLAGFDLDILGKALDAKQDLLFTYIGLQTLYDRYFLHSRGTRFELPQVFFMRVAMGLAVAETKNREQYAIEFYQLLSSQDFMSSTPTLFNAGTLRPQLSSCFLTTVPDDLEGIYGAIRDNALLSKYAGGLGNDWTPVRAMGAHIKGTNGKSQGVVPFMNVADATAIAVNQGGKRKGAVCAYLETWHLDIEEFLELRKNTGDERRRTHDMNTANWIPDLFMKRVFEGQDWTLFSPNDVPDLHDRFGLDFEKAYSAYEAKAQRGELRAKTISATTLWRKMLSMIFETGHPWITFKDPCNLRSPQQHAGVVHSSNLCTEITLNTSASEIAVCNLGSINLVNHMQTNGQGLDVTKIKRTVKTAMRMLDNVIDINFYTVPQARQSNLRHRPVGLGIMGFHDTLYQQHIPYASEAAVEFADRCMETISYYAIQASTDLAEERGTYESYEGSLWSQGILPIDSIERLQAARGQYLEQNRSQTLDWNSLRRRVATVGMRNSNTLAIAPTATISNICGVSQSIDPTYQNLFVKSNMSGEFTIVNPYLVRDLKKLNLWDDVMINDLKYYDGSVKNISRIPDQLKLLYATAFEIEPRWLVEAGSRRQKWIDQSQSLNLYLSEPSGKKLDVLYRMAWLSGLKTTYYLRTLGATNAEKSTLATNNLNAVKMTTGAACSIDNPDCEACQ from the coding sequence ATGAATTCATCCCGTGTAAATGAACAAAAATTAGACAACCTTCACGACGAATTGGCTGCCACCACCCCCGGCCTGCTACGCGTCATCCGCCGCAATGGCGGTGTAACCCCCTATGACGACAGCAAAATCACTGTTGCCATTACCAAAGCCTTTCTAGCGGTAGAAGGCGGGCAAGCCGCTGATTCGGCACGCATACGCCATACCGTCGCCGAAATGACCCGCCACATTACCGAAGCCTTCAAACGCCGCCTGCCACAAGGCGGCACTATCCATATTGAAACCATCCAGGATCAAGTGGAATTAGCACTCATGCGCGCCGGCGAACATCAAGTCGCACGCTCCTACGTGCTTTATCGAGAAGAACGCCGTAAAGCCCGCAATGCCGAACTACAAGCTGATGCATCTGATACCACAACCGGTTTCACTATCACTTTGCCCAATGGACAAAAAGCCCCGCTTGACCATGCCTGGCTGAACCAAGTGGTGCAAGATGCCTGTCAAAACCTCACCGAGGTTGAACCCGAACTGATTCTTACCGACACCCGACGTAACTTATTCGACGGCGCCCCCTTAAGTGACGTGCAAAAAGCTTTGATTATGAGCGCACGCACCCTGGTGGAAAAAGAACCTAATTACACCTATGTTGCTGCTCGCCTGCTACTCGATCAGTTACGTAGCGAAGTGCTAGGCTTTTTAAATTTATCCACCGCCCATCATCAACTGGACGCCATGCAGGCGCTGTATCCTGAATGCTTCAAGCGTTACATAGCCCGCGGTATCGAATTGGAACTTTTGGACCCAAGACTCGCCGGTTTTGATTTGGATATCCTCGGCAAAGCGCTGGATGCCAAACAAGACCTGCTATTCACCTATATTGGCTTACAAACGTTGTATGACCGCTATTTTCTGCATTCGCGCGGCACACGTTTTGAACTACCGCAGGTGTTTTTTATGCGCGTTGCTATGGGGCTCGCCGTTGCCGAAACTAAAAACCGTGAACAATACGCCATTGAGTTTTATCAATTGCTGTCTTCCCAGGATTTCATGAGCTCCACCCCTACCCTGTTCAATGCCGGCACTTTACGCCCGCAGCTCTCTAGTTGCTTCCTAACCACAGTGCCAGACGACTTAGAGGGGATATACGGCGCCATCCGCGACAATGCCTTGTTATCCAAATACGCCGGCGGCCTTGGCAACGACTGGACACCGGTACGTGCCATGGGGGCCCATATCAAGGGCACCAATGGCAAATCGCAAGGTGTCGTACCATTTATGAATGTCGCTGATGCCACAGCCATTGCTGTCAATCAAGGCGGAAAACGCAAAGGTGCAGTCTGTGCTTACCTGGAAACCTGGCATCTGGATATAGAAGAATTTCTAGAATTGCGCAAAAACACCGGTGATGAACGCCGCCGTACCCATGACATGAATACCGCCAACTGGATACCTGATTTATTCATGAAGCGTGTATTTGAAGGTCAGGATTGGACGTTGTTTTCACCCAACGATGTGCCTGACTTACACGATCGCTTTGGCCTGGACTTTGAAAAAGCCTATAGCGCTTATGAAGCGAAAGCCCAACGTGGGGAACTACGCGCTAAAACTATCAGTGCAACGACACTATGGCGCAAAATGCTGAGCATGATCTTTGAAACCGGCCACCCCTGGATCACTTTTAAAGATCCATGCAACCTGCGCTCACCACAGCAACATGCTGGCGTCGTGCACAGCTCCAATTTATGCACCGAAATTACCCTCAACACCTCAGCCAGTGAAATTGCTGTATGTAATCTGGGCAGCATCAATTTGGTCAACCATATGCAGACTAACGGCCAAGGTCTGGACGTCACCAAAATAAAACGCACGGTGAAAACCGCCATGCGTATGCTGGACAATGTCATAGACATCAATTTTTACACCGTACCGCAAGCACGCCAGTCTAATCTGCGCCACCGCCCAGTGGGACTCGGCATCATGGGATTCCACGATACACTGTATCAACAACACATTCCCTACGCTTCAGAAGCCGCGGTGGAATTCGCTGACCGCTGCATGGAAACCATCAGTTATTATGCTATTCAAGCATCAACTGACCTAGCCGAAGAACGTGGTACTTATGAAAGCTATGAAGGTTCGCTATGGAGCCAAGGCATATTACCCATTGATTCTATAGAACGCCTGCAAGCTGCACGCGGCCAATATTTAGAACAGAATCGCAGCCAAACGCTGGACTGGAATAGTTTACGTCGTCGTGTTGCTACGGTGGGTATGCGTAATTCCAATACCTTAGCCATCGCGCCAACCGCAACTATTTCCAATATCTGCGGTGTTTCACAATCGATTGATCCGACTTATCAGAATCTGTTTGTGAAATCGAATATGTCCGGTGAATTCACCATTGTGAATCCTTATCTGGTACGTGATCTCAAAAAGTTGAACTTATGGGATGATGTCATGATTAATGATCTAAAATATTACGACGGCAGCGTCAAAAATATTAGCCGCATTCCAGATCAGTTGAAACTTCTCTATGCCACTGCTTTTGAAATCGAACCACGCTGGTTGGTAGAAGCGGGCTCGCGACGTCAAAAATGGATAGATCAGTCACAATCACTCAATCTGTATTTATCTGAGCCTTCTGGAAAAAAACTCGATGTGCTTTACCGCATGGCTTGGTTGAGTGGTTTAAAAACGACATATTATTTGCGTACATTGGGAGCTACTAATGCAGAAAAATCTACTTTAGCAACTAACAATTTAAATGCAGTAAAAATGACGACAGGGGCTGCATGTTCTATCGATAATCCAGATTGTGAGGCGTGTCAATAG
- a CDS encoding nucleoside phosphorylase, whose amino-acid sequence MNKSIKPADIMLQQDGSIYHIGLKPEDLADTVICVGNPERVEIISQYFDEIELRRQHREFVSHTGWLEKKRLTVISTGIGTDNIDIVLNELDALVNIDLKERVVKPAHKTLNIIRLGTSGGLNADIPVDSFIISRYAIGMDLLLNFYEFLPTDEEIDGLSAFLEAIPRARELCKPYFVRSCEQLYNHLKSGFLEGITISAAGFFAPQGRLLRAGSSFPNLLDNLRSFSFHGERILNLEMEASALYGLGEMLGHHCCTIAVLVANRATGDVSKNPTKSMHQLIESTLPKILTIPESLSKLQHDQVCLAV is encoded by the coding sequence ATGAATAAATCGATTAAACCTGCAGACATCATGCTGCAACAAGACGGGAGCATTTACCATATAGGATTAAAACCCGAAGATTTGGCTGATACGGTCATCTGCGTTGGTAATCCCGAGCGAGTGGAAATAATTAGCCAATATTTTGACGAGATTGAGCTAAGAAGGCAGCACCGCGAATTCGTCAGCCATACCGGCTGGCTGGAAAAAAAACGCCTCACCGTCATTTCCACCGGCATTGGCACCGATAATATTGATATAGTGCTGAATGAACTCGATGCCCTGGTAAATATCGATCTCAAAGAGCGTGTGGTAAAACCCGCTCATAAAACCCTCAACATCATCAGATTAGGTACTTCCGGCGGCTTGAACGCTGATATTCCTGTAGATTCCTTTATTATTTCACGCTATGCCATAGGCATGGATTTATTATTAAATTTTTATGAATTTTTGCCTACTGACGAAGAAATAGATGGGCTGTCTGCCTTTCTGGAAGCCATTCCTAGAGCACGCGAATTATGCAAACCCTATTTTGTCAGAAGCTGCGAACAACTCTACAACCACCTTAAAAGCGGATTTCTCGAAGGCATCACCATCAGCGCGGCGGGTTTTTTTGCGCCTCAGGGTAGATTACTACGCGCTGGCTCCAGTTTCCCCAATCTGCTAGATAATCTACGTAGCTTTTCTTTTCATGGCGAGCGTATCCTGAATCTGGAAATGGAAGCTTCTGCCCTTTATGGTTTAGGTGAAATGCTGGGACACCATTGTTGTACTATAGCCGTATTGGTCGCTAACCGAGCAACCGGGGACGTCAGCAAAAACCCTACTAAATCTATGCATCAATTGATTGAATCCACGTTACCAAAAATTTTGACCATTCCAGAGAGCTTGAGCAAACTCCAGCATGACCAGGTGTGTTTGGCTGTGTAA
- a CDS encoding murein L,D-transpeptidase catalytic domain family protein, which produces MMKRWLVPIFAILAPVTYATASVGTSSDSNVNIDTQMPALQAAAGNLNPQVLKLALDAYNCAKLSGVSKSQTLTIIDYSLPAAQKRMWVFDLASSKLLFNNVVAHGQGSGSKVSANFFSNQSSTHASSIGLYVTGTTYTGHNGYSLKLKGLDAGFNDKAEARSIVVHGASYVSDQIAKTGQLGRSWGCPAVPQKLAQPIINTIKDRTLVFAYYPDNAWLKQSKYLNCPAATLMANNQTVKANSEA; this is translated from the coding sequence ATGATGAAACGATGGTTGGTTCCTATTTTTGCTATATTAGCTCCTGTGACTTATGCAACCGCCAGTGTTGGGACTAGTTCAGATAGTAATGTAAATATTGATACCCAGATGCCTGCTTTGCAGGCTGCAGCCGGAAATTTAAACCCACAAGTACTTAAGTTGGCACTAGATGCTTACAATTGCGCTAAGTTATCTGGTGTATCTAAAAGTCAGACTTTGACCATCATTGATTATTCGCTGCCGGCAGCGCAAAAGCGTATGTGGGTATTTGATCTGGCCAGCAGTAAGTTATTGTTCAATAATGTGGTTGCACATGGTCAGGGCTCAGGTAGCAAAGTGAGTGCAAATTTCTTCTCTAACCAGTCTAGTACGCATGCTTCCAGTATTGGTCTTTATGTGACAGGTACTACCTATACCGGTCACAATGGTTATTCCTTAAAACTTAAGGGACTGGATGCAGGATTTAACGATAAGGCGGAAGCGCGTAGTATTGTCGTTCACGGCGCTTCTTATGTGAGTGACCAAATTGCTAAGACGGGTCAATTAGGCCGCAGTTGGGGTTGCCCTGCTGTGCCGCAGAAGCTAGCACAGCCTATTATTAACACTATTAAAGATCGTACTTTGGTATTTGCCTATTATCCAGATAATGCTTGGTTGAAACAGTCTAAATACTTAAATTGCCCAGCTGCTACTTTGATGGCTAATAATCAGACGGTTAAAGCTAATTCTGAAGCTTAA
- the serS gene encoding serine--tRNA ligase: MLDPKLFREQLADIAARLTTRGYMLDITALQQLEATRKSLQTATQELQNQRNLIAKQIGQKKSKGENVDDLLTQAEAYNKELENQETKLAAVMQTLQERYLEIPNLPHSSVPEGKNEADNVEVRRFGEVRQFDFKPKDHIDLGEKLALMDFAAGAKISGARFVVLHDKLARLQRALIQFMLDIHTKEHGYKEVYVPYLVNEQSLYGTGQLPKFRADQFNVQGDWGYSLIPTAEVPVTNLVRDMIIDAKDLPLKFVTHTPCFRSEAGSYGKDTRGMIRNHQFEKVELVQIVPPATSYETLEQLTQHAEVILQRLELPYRVMALCTGDIGFSSAKTYDLEVWLPSQNCYREISSCSNFETFQARRMQARWRNPETQKPEPVHTLNGSALAVGRTLVAILENYQDEQGKIYIPQALQPYMDHLQVIE, from the coding sequence ATGTTAGATCCAAAACTATTTCGCGAACAATTAGCAGATATCGCCGCACGTCTCACCACACGCGGCTACATGCTGGATATTACTGCATTACAACAACTAGAAGCCACTCGCAAATCATTGCAAACCGCCACACAAGAATTACAAAACCAACGCAATCTCATTGCCAAACAAATCGGCCAAAAAAAATCTAAAGGTGAAAATGTAGATGATTTGCTTACCCAAGCTGAAGCTTACAACAAAGAATTAGAAAATCAAGAAACCAAATTAGCTGCTGTCATGCAAACCTTACAAGAACGCTATCTGGAAATTCCTAATCTGCCACATTCCTCTGTACCCGAAGGTAAAAACGAAGCGGATAATGTAGAAGTACGACGTTTTGGAGAAGTTCGACAATTCGATTTTAAACCTAAAGATCACATTGACTTAGGTGAAAAATTAGCACTGATGGATTTTGCCGCCGGCGCTAAAATATCCGGTGCGCGTTTTGTGGTATTACACGATAAACTGGCGCGTCTGCAACGTGCGCTCATTCAATTTATGTTGGATATACATACCAAAGAACATGGTTATAAAGAAGTTTATGTGCCTTATTTGGTGAATGAACAGAGTCTTTACGGCACCGGCCAGTTACCTAAATTTCGAGCCGATCAATTTAATGTCCAGGGTGATTGGGGTTATAGTTTGATCCCGACGGCGGAGGTGCCTGTAACCAATTTAGTCCGCGATATGATTATTGACGCCAAAGATCTGCCATTAAAATTTGTGACCCACACACCTTGCTTCAGAAGTGAAGCGGGCTCTTACGGTAAAGATACGCGCGGCATGATCCGCAACCATCAGTTTGAAAAAGTGGAATTGGTGCAAATCGTGCCGCCCGCCACTTCTTACGAAACCCTAGAACAATTGACCCAACATGCAGAAGTGATATTGCAACGCTTAGAACTACCCTATCGCGTGATGGCGCTTTGCACTGGCGATATAGGTTTTTCCTCAGCCAAAACCTATGACCTAGAAGTCTGGTTACCTAGCCAAAACTGCTATCGCGAAATCTCCTCCTGCAGCAATTTTGAAACGTTTCAGGCACGGCGCATGCAAGCACGTTGGCGCAATCCAGAAACACAAAAACCTGAACCTGTGCATACATTAAATGGTTCGGCTTTAGCAGTAGGACGCACCTTGGTTGCTATTTTGGAAAATTATCAGGATGAGCAAGGTAAAATCTACATTCCTCAAGCACTGCAACCTTATATGGATCATCTGCAGGTGATTGAATAA
- a CDS encoding DUF190 domain-containing protein: protein MNATQITLVRIYVTEGDKLLNAIMNYLHNEIKVSGVTVFRAISGFGKSGAMHSNEILSMSLNLPLVIEFFDVPEKVAKALEFLVPLAGQGHVVSWEGKGY from the coding sequence ATGAATGCAACTCAAATCACCTTGGTGCGGATTTATGTGACTGAAGGCGATAAATTGCTCAATGCCATTATGAATTATTTGCATAATGAAATTAAAGTATCTGGCGTTACCGTATTTCGCGCCATCAGCGGGTTTGGTAAGTCCGGCGCCATGCACAGCAATGAAATATTGAGCATGTCATTAAATTTACCACTGGTGATTGAATTTTTTGATGTCCCGGAGAAAGTGGCTAAGGCACTTGAATTCCTCGTTCCCCTGGCTGGACAAGGGCATGTGGTTAGCTGGGAAGGGAAGGGTTATTAA
- the crcB gene encoding fluoride efflux transporter CrcB — protein sequence MYQLLVIAAGGALGSMLRFVMSQGINQWTGIKFPLGTLCVNVLGCLLIGFLSMLFIERLATLPIWRAAVLIGFLGGFTTFSSFSLDTFNLFEQGDLTSALFNVASSLVLCLLATFIGVYIGRNL from the coding sequence ATGTATCAACTCCTCGTCATAGCAGCAGGCGGCGCATTAGGATCGATGTTACGTTTTGTCATGTCGCAGGGGATTAATCAATGGACTGGCATTAAATTTCCCCTGGGAACTTTATGTGTGAATGTATTGGGTTGCCTCTTGATCGGTTTTTTAAGTATGTTGTTTATAGAACGTTTAGCTACTTTACCCATTTGGCGCGCGGCAGTTTTAATCGGCTTTTTGGGAGGATTTACGACTTTTTCCAGTTTTAGCCTGGATACGTTTAATCTATTTGAGCAAGGTGACTTAACCAGTGCACTATTCAATGTGGCGTCAAGTCTGGTACTGTGTTTACTGGCAACCTTCATTGGCGTATATATAGGGAGAAATTTATGA
- a CDS encoding RMD1 family protein, producing MRCISYCTAKNYQLNEMVAYFKSRQYQTRFYRDVLHLCKNGQPGDIFCFPQGCMVVWALTRKQELQLMAEIQKFSIALLDRVEMDSFSFRLGERTRIYVHERFNIDIIELESNSVAIKLAISYGLAQSIKLAAYEEAIQKMIKQNEKIPEELAKRGRIRLSHRAISKRMGEIFLERSDVNLSSEYLEMPEYFWQFPNLETNYVMTEKYLDVPRRAHALNRKLDVLHEIIDMLNTQLHHLHSSMLETIIILLILMEIFISLFQIHFF from the coding sequence ATGCGCTGTATATCTTATTGCACGGCAAAAAACTACCAATTGAATGAAATGGTAGCTTATTTCAAAAGTAGGCAATATCAAACCCGGTTTTACCGTGATGTGCTGCACCTTTGCAAAAACGGCCAACCTGGTGATATCTTTTGTTTTCCGCAAGGCTGCATGGTGGTCTGGGCATTAACCCGGAAGCAAGAACTGCAGCTTATGGCAGAAATACAAAAATTTTCCATTGCGCTTTTGGATAGAGTAGAAATGGACAGTTTTTCCTTTCGCCTGGGTGAACGTACCCGTATTTATGTGCATGAGCGTTTTAATATCGACATTATCGAGCTTGAATCTAATAGCGTCGCGATTAAACTCGCTATTTCTTACGGCCTAGCCCAATCTATTAAGCTGGCTGCTTATGAAGAAGCTATCCAAAAAATGATTAAGCAAAATGAAAAAATACCTGAAGAACTGGCCAAACGCGGCAGAATTAGACTCTCTCACCGCGCCATCTCTAAACGCATGGGTGAAATCTTTTTAGAACGCAGCGATGTCAATCTCAGCAGTGAATACTTAGAAATGCCCGAATATTTCTGGCAATTTCCCAATCTAGAAACCAATTATGTGATGACGGAAAAATACTTAGATGTACCAAGACGCGCGCATGCTTTAAATCGCAAACTAGATGTGTTGCATGAAATCATTGATATGCTGAATACACAGCTGCACCATCTGCACAGCAGTATGTTGGAAACCATTATAATTTTATTGATTTTAATGGAAATTTTCATCAGCCTGTTTCAGATACATTTTTTTTAG
- a CDS encoding c-type cytochrome gives MYSYFYSQAKLGGIALRFIARSVKWIVLGLSLFFTTLCFADEAANADKYAEVPYPPVNYGTGPQADSIKRGEYLVKAGDCIACHTNVGGKPFAGGLPIKTPFGTMYVPNITSDQETGIGNWSDDDFVRAMHEGISKKGHYYFPAFPFMYFDKMSRQDVLDIRAYLNAIPAVHQPNRPLDMPWPFSWRELQSFSRFLFFDFSKGEFQPDLRKSPEWNRGAFLVEGPGHCAMCHSPLNFFGFAKKKYDLTGGFVDGYSAPNISASGLKDVPTQKILDVFLKDQKYTGGMVQGPMLQVNHDSLRYLSVDDLNAIVTYLRTVESKMPPAPSVGTGAKAGEAIYQKYCAGCHMSGGGGAPKFGDSSQWAPFLAAGMDKVYTNAIHGVGGMPPKGNCDSCTDDQVKNAVDYIVNNSKGTAGQSQAAAPAVQSLTSLQKGKEVYTEVCSVCHTNGQLGAPKLGDKEAWTPILQNNLDVLIERSIKGYKGHPPMGACYQCSDADIISAVKYMAQESGTGNYKLW, from the coding sequence ATGTACAGCTACTTTTACTCACAGGCAAAACTGGGCGGCATAGCCCTTCGGTTTATTGCGCGTTCCGTAAAATGGATAGTTTTGGGTTTGAGCCTGTTTTTTACTACTTTATGCTTTGCGGATGAAGCGGCTAATGCGGATAAATACGCTGAAGTGCCCTATCCTCCCGTAAATTATGGTACAGGTCCTCAGGCGGACAGCATTAAGCGGGGTGAGTATCTCGTGAAAGCAGGTGACTGCATCGCCTGTCATACGAATGTCGGTGGCAAACCATTTGCGGGGGGTTTACCTATCAAGACGCCTTTTGGCACCATGTATGTTCCCAACATTACTTCTGACCAAGAAACGGGTATAGGCAATTGGTCGGATGACGATTTCGTGCGTGCTATGCACGAAGGTATTTCTAAAAAGGGGCATTATTATTTTCCGGCTTTCCCGTTTATGTATTTTGATAAAATGAGCCGCCAAGATGTGCTTGATATCAGAGCTTATTTAAATGCCATACCTGCTGTCCACCAGCCAAACCGTCCTTTGGATATGCCATGGCCTTTCAGCTGGCGAGAGTTGCAGAGTTTTTCGCGCTTCTTATTCTTTGATTTTAGCAAAGGGGAGTTTCAGCCTGATTTGCGCAAATCTCCTGAATGGAACCGCGGAGCGTTTTTGGTTGAAGGCCCAGGTCATTGTGCCATGTGCCATAGTCCGTTGAATTTCTTTGGCTTTGCTAAAAAGAAATATGATTTGACCGGCGGCTTTGTTGATGGATATTCCGCCCCTAATATTTCGGCAAGCGGATTAAAAGATGTGCCCACACAAAAAATTCTCGATGTGTTTTTAAAAGATCAAAAATACACTGGGGGCATGGTGCAAGGTCCCATGTTGCAAGTCAATCATGATAGCCTACGTTATCTGAGTGTAGATGATCTGAATGCGATTGTGACTTATTTACGTACGGTAGAAAGCAAAATGCCGCCGGCGCCTAGCGTAGGAACCGGTGCAAAAGCAGGAGAAGCGATCTATCAAAAATATTGCGCTGGCTGTCATATGAGTGGTGGCGGTGGTGCACCTAAGTTTGGTGATTCAAGTCAATGGGCGCCGTTCCTTGCTGCTGGTATGGACAAAGTTTATACCAATGCCATTCATGGTGTTGGTGGTATGCCTCCCAAAGGCAATTGTGATAGCTGCACAGATGACCAAGTGAAAAATGCGGTAGATTATATTGTGAACAACAGTAAAGGCACTGCAGGCCAATCTCAGGCAGCTGCGCCTGCAGTCCAATCCCTGACTTCACTGCAAAAAGGTAAAGAGGTATATACGGAAGTTTGCTCGGTTTGTCACACCAATGGGCAACTGGGTGCACCCAAATTAGGAGACAAGGAGGCATGGACACCGATCTTACAGAATAATCTCGATGTATTGATCGAACGCTCAATTAAGGGATACAAAGGTCATCCGCCTATGGGAGCGTGTTATCAGTGTAGCGATGCTGATATTATCTCGGCGGTGAAATACATGGCGCAGGAAAGCGGTACAGGAAATTATAAATTGTGGTGA